The following coding sequences are from one Leucoraja erinacea ecotype New England chromosome 2, Leri_hhj_1, whole genome shotgun sequence window:
- the crygn2 gene encoding gamma-crystallin N-B, whose protein sequence is MSQYSGKIIFYEGKCFTGRKLEVFGDCDNFQDRGFMNRVNSIRVETSAWICYDHPDFKGHQYILERGEYPDFHRWNAHNDHMGSCRPVRMHGEHYRIELFENCDFNGQCMEFCNDCPFLQGQGWNKTCINSIKVYGDGAWVLYEEPNYRGRMYIVERGYYHSHTVWQAQNGNFQSMRRVVNYF, encoded by the exons ATGTCACAGTATTCCGGCAAG ATCATTTTCTACGAGGGCAAATGCTTCACCGGCAGGAAGTTGGAGGTGTTCGGAGACTGCGATAACTTCCAGGACCGGGGCTTCATGAACAGGGTGAACTCCATCCGTGTGGAGACAAGCGCTTGGATCTGCTACGACCACCCTGATTTCAAAGGCCATCAGTACATTCTAGAGCGCGGCGAGTACCCCGACTTTCACCGGTGGAACGCCCACAATGACCACATGGGCTCATGTCGGCCCGTCAGAATG cATGGAGAACATTACAGGATAGAGCTGTTTGAAAACTGCGACTTTAATGGCCAGTGCATGGAGTTCTGCAATGACTGCCCATTCCTCCAGGGACAAGGCTGGAACAAGACTTGTATCAACTCCATCAAGGTGTACGGTGACGGAGC CTGGGTGTTATATGAGGAGCCCAACTACCGAGGGAGGATGTACATCGTGGAACGGGGGTACTACCATTCCCACACTGTGTGGCAAGCACAGAATGGCAACTTCCAGTCCATGAGGAGGGTGGTCAATTACTTTTAG